In the Acropora muricata isolate sample 2 chromosome 1, ASM3666990v1, whole genome shotgun sequence genome, one interval contains:
- the LOC136900691 gene encoding motile sperm domain-containing protein 1-like isoform X2, with protein sequence MRSLQPSHFTDGSLPVFVFPQSLTFFADEQSSHKQVLTVYNPYDFALRFKVLCTAPSRYIVVDSEGIIKPRCCIDIVIRRIDIQPNVTQQDKFRLHIFEHGLQNVIGKKEIPAVLQPSRMEQQQATQRYASKRGIQQTQGNSAIVEHFNDQGFGGHAGPSVWVIIMAVVCIIALILPMEGDKRFDLPHYLLLSVNQKLLASFILGLITMAVLKT encoded by the exons ATGAGGTCATTACAACCTTCGCATTTCACGGATGGAAGTTTACCGGTTTTTGTGTTCCCACAATCGCTGACTTTCTTTGCAGATGAGCAGTCCAGCCACAAACAAGTTCTCACGGTGTACAACCCTTACGACTTCGCTCTAAGATTTAAAG TATTATGCACAGCTCCGAGCCGATATATTGTGGTGGACTCCGAAGGAATTATCAAGCCTCGTTGCTGCATTGACAT AGTCATCCGTCGCATTGATATTCAACCCAATGTCACTCAACAAGACAAGTTCAGACTTCACATATTTGAACATGGCCTCCAGAATGTTATTGGTAAAAAAGAAATTCCAGCCGTGCTTCAACCCAGTAGAATGGAACAACAACAG GCTACACAAAGATACGCAAGCAAAAGAGGAATACAACAAACTCAGGGTAACAGTGCTATTGTGGAACACTTCAATGATCAAG GATTTGGTGGTCATGCAGGTCCGAGTGTTTGGGTTATCATTATGGCAGTTGTTTGCATTATTGCTCTGATCTTGCCAATGGAAGGAGACAAACGCTTTGATCTTCCCCATTATCTGCTGTTATCTGTCAATCAGAAGTTGTTGGCTTCATTTATACTGG GTCTCATAACAATGGCTGTTCTGAAAACATGA
- the LOC136900691 gene encoding motile sperm domain-containing protein 1-like isoform X1, with protein sequence MRSLQPSHFTDGSLPVFVFPQSLTFFADEQSSHKQVLTVYNPYDFALRFKVLCTAPSRYIVVDSEGIIKPRCCIDIVIRRIDIQPNVTQQDKFRLHIFEHGLQNVIGKKEIPAVLQPSRMEQQQKATQRYASKRGIQQTQGNSAIVEHFNDQGFGGHAGPSVWVIIMAVVCIIALILPMEGDKRFDLPHYLLLSVNQKLLASFILGLITMAVLKT encoded by the exons ATGAGGTCATTACAACCTTCGCATTTCACGGATGGAAGTTTACCGGTTTTTGTGTTCCCACAATCGCTGACTTTCTTTGCAGATGAGCAGTCCAGCCACAAACAAGTTCTCACGGTGTACAACCCTTACGACTTCGCTCTAAGATTTAAAG TATTATGCACAGCTCCGAGCCGATATATTGTGGTGGACTCCGAAGGAATTATCAAGCCTCGTTGCTGCATTGACAT AGTCATCCGTCGCATTGATATTCAACCCAATGTCACTCAACAAGACAAGTTCAGACTTCACATATTTGAACATGGCCTCCAGAATGTTATTGGTAAAAAAGAAATTCCAGCCGTGCTTCAACCCAGTAGAATGGAACAACAACAG AAGGCTACACAAAGATACGCAAGCAAAAGAGGAATACAACAAACTCAGGGTAACAGTGCTATTGTGGAACACTTCAATGATCAAG GATTTGGTGGTCATGCAGGTCCGAGTGTTTGGGTTATCATTATGGCAGTTGTTTGCATTATTGCTCTGATCTTGCCAATGGAAGGAGACAAACGCTTTGATCTTCCCCATTATCTGCTGTTATCTGTCAATCAGAAGTTGTTGGCTTCATTTATACTGG GTCTCATAACAATGGCTGTTCTGAAAACATGA
- the LOC136912355 gene encoding uncharacterized protein codes for MLTPGDTTEGSSSTPRSVERNESPVVNEVFSMFKTYLESRLVEKTKQLESKSKLDKQVTQMKFKGNRKQFELNAQIDCVFDRIRAANDSKNKQVDDLANEGKELIRKRQKLIRIADKSADGWKVVDEYVSDELASGSEDEKRLKKAKEAASRKRRQPMQGRTGSDKKFKGSSTSTDQQLFRDQQLRSPAAMVLAHAALKWFHSFVPDDGPNPLDNACCKNLIECDKRTRSSLVCKKKPVDPTIIRSIIDRHGSEDASVKDLRIAAICSLGFAGFFRFNELSNIQPKHLEFCNGFVKTFVPESKTDVYREGNYVYIAKLEGKYCPVAILRRYIEAANLDLSSNLPLFRPLVKTKSGYTLRIYFH; via the exons ATGCTTACTCCCGGAGATACGACCGAGGGTAGCTCAAGCACTCCTAGATCTGTGGAGCGTAATGAATCGCCGGTGGTCAACGAGGTTTTTTCAATGTTCAAAACATATTTAGAGTCTAGATTGGTCGAAAAGACTAAGCAGCTCGAGTCGAAATCTAAGCTGGATAAGCAAGTGACTCAAATGAAGTTCAAGGGCAACCGAAAGCAGTTCGAGCTAAACGCTCAGATCGACTGCGTTTTTGATAGAATTCGCGCGGCTAACGATTCCAAAAACAAGCAAGTGGATGATTTggcaaatgaaggaaaagagcTCATTCGTAAGCGACAGAAGCTGATCAGAATTGCCGACAAGAGCGCTGATGGTTGGAAAGTGGTCGACGAATATGTTTCAGATGAGTTAGCGTCTGGCTCGGAGGACGAGAAACGCTTAAAGAAGGCTAAGGAGGCGGCAAGCAGGAAAAGGAGGCAGCCTATGCAAGGTCGGACTGGATCAGACAAAAAGTTTAAAGGATCTTCGACTTCGACGGATCAGCAGCTTTTTCGCG ATCAACAGCTTAGGTCCCCGGCCGCAATGGTTTTAGCCCATGCTGCGCTGAAATGGTTCCATTCCTTTGTTCCTGATGATGGTCCTAATCCTTTGGACAACGCTTGTTGCAAGAACTTGATTGAGTGCGACAAGAGGACAAGAAGCAGTCTGGTTTGCAAGAAAAAGCCCGTGGACCCTACTATCATTAGAAGCATTATTGACAGGCACGGCTCTGAGGATGCATCTGTAAAGGACTTACGTATTGCCGCGATTTGTTCTTTAGGTTTCGCGGGATTTTTTCGTTTTAACGAGTTGTCTAATATTCAGCCAAAGCACCTTGAGTTTTGTAACGGTTTTGTTAAAACTTTTGTGCCGGAAAGTAAAACTGATGTATATAGGGAGGGCAATTATGTTTATATCGCTAAGTTAGAGGGCAAATACTGTCCAGTAGCTATCCTACGTAGGTATATTGAAGCGGCCAATTTGGATCTGTCTAGTAACTTGCCTTTATTCAGGCCTTTAGTTAAGACCAAGTCGGGTTATACTCTTaggatttattttcattaa